The following are from one region of the Penaeus vannamei isolate JL-2024 chromosome 28, ASM4276789v1, whole genome shotgun sequence genome:
- the LOC113806593 gene encoding caldesmon isoform X2 → MAVAAALCLTAILLGLCPGGLAGVIPVEEPLDAALTSDVSVPGQRLSREYFDGNARGSNEIEEDEAVPGREPEKDGRSLPDRNSLREGPGGANPEEESREERRIPLDSGLSASEISALNGEIKKQVNGELNKAEALLHLAEELGEPRTVAEGEESLNDLIDSAKEPSHAMRKRMACDAEEEVVEDDMDSFTLPLKEKLSKAQEELEDLFAKVKVSKRSDEKGILEELKDKPARIEEREAFEERLSEDELKVINDIEDFLEDLPPNAEMRKRDVVKKVLDKTAKINVADKLVKDELALINEVEEVAEELLPRDVKGRNGAQGVLEELLVNNKIVNKADEREGNEVLRELFPIDKLTKISEAEELLEELIPKSKPVKRSLNKGEDSLSEEEAVGALEDALLSEPSEGEGLFKRSSSNDEGLEVEDQENSAADELAEVLGLSTKDRHKRKAEEQMPTDLDLLKVKRMSRATDRASSGKSMIKDLIDDIHRQTDNAADLPDVKIIETVLALSDLTKPEEGRQKRVLGTIPKPRAISLDSEERDALEEEEPEGRRRTRSSAEKQSAREPGSRALEDDSSPPEQGSEAGTRRRRSVSKTDRLSRFSKYERGATKEPEDEVPRNQRAHKFDPYLLENNLDLDPADTGMLLSDGNLQEQTKDINGERLKSAKMLGDVDLQEGEEMPFPKPAKSGEVSKLRRARQLMEGEYESEPPVPQYVQDYNVAPTYQPGPESGQAAPESGQIAPESGQAAPESDQAAPESVQAAPESGQAAPESGQAADSFWYGVPPDDELKEVAGANARENHTTQAESKQNEKKKEQNSPKAAKPDKDEKKKDGDRTSKAVKKSKASDKKREARRAENEQ, encoded by the exons ATG GCTGTAGCGGCGGCGCTTTGCCTGACGGCGATCCTCTTGGGCCTGTGTCCAGGCGGCCTGGCGGGCGTCATCCCTGTGGAGGAGCCTCTGGACGCCGCCCTGACCTCCGACGTCTCCGTCCCCGGCCAGCGTCTCTCGAGGGAATACTTCGACGGGAACGCCCGAGGATCGAACGAAATCGAGGAAGACGAAGCGGTGCCCGGgagggagcccgagaaggacggccGATCCCTGCCCGACCGAAACTCTTTGCGGGAGGGACCTGGCGGCGCGAATCCTGAGGAGGAGTCGAGAGAAGAACGCCGAATTCCCCTGGACAGCGGTTTATCAGCGTCAGAGATATCTGCCCTGAATGGCGAGATAAAAAAGCAAGTCAATGGTGAGCTGAATAAAGCTGAAGCTCTGTTACATTTGGCTGAGGAACTGGGAGAGCCTCGAACCGTAGCAGAAGGAGAGGAATCACTAAATGATTTGATTGACAGCGCCAAGGAGCCATCGCATGCCATGCGCAAGCGAATGGCATGTGATGCGGAAGAGGAAGTTGTAGAGGATGATATGGATAGTTTTACTTTGCCATTAAAAGAGAAACTAAGTAAAGCACAGGAAGAATTAGAGGACCTGTTTGCAAAAGTTAAGGTTAGCAAAAGAAGTGATGAAAAGGGAATTTTAGAAGAACTAAAAGATAAGCCTGCCAGGATAGAAGAGCGTGAAGCTTTCGAGGAACGGCTTTCAGAAGATGAACTAAAGGTAATAAATGATATAGAAGATTTTTTAGAAGATTTGCCCCCAAATGCTGAAATGAGGAAACGAGATGTAGTGAAGAAAGTTCTAGACAAAACCGCGAAAATAAATGTTGCAGATAAACTTGTAAAAGATGAACTCGCCCTAATCAACGAGGTAGAGGAAGTTGCAGAAGAATTGCTCCCAAGAgatgtcaaaggaagaaatggtgCACAAGGAGTTTTAGAGGAACTGCTTgtaaataacaaaatagtaaacaAAGCAGATGAAAGGGAAGGCAATGAAGTCCTGCGAGAACTGTTCCCCATTGACAAACTCACCAAAATAAGCGAAGCAGAGGAGCTTTTAGAAGAATTGATTCCAAAAAGCAAACCAGTCAAAAGATCTCTTAATAAAGGCGAGGATTCATTGTCCGAAGAGGAGGCAGTGGGAGCACTAGAAGATGCCCTGCTTTCGGAGCCATCGGAAGGAGAGGGACTGTTTAAAAGAAGCTCAAGTAATGATGAAGGCTTGGAAGTTGAAGATCAAGAGAATTCAGCGGCAGACGAGTTGGCAGAAGTTCTCGGGTTATCAACAAAGGACAGACATAAGCGTAAGGCAGAGGAACAGATGCCGACAGACCTAGATTTGTTGAAAGTGAAGAGGATGTCAAGAGCAACCGACAGAGCGTCGTCTGGGAAATCGATGATAAAGGACCTAATAGATGATATTCATCGGCAAACAGACAATGCTGCAGACCTTCCAGACGTTAAGATAATAGAGACCGTGCTGGCACTCTCTGATCTGACAAAGCCGGAAGAGGGTCGACAAAAAAGAGTCCTTGGAACAATTCCAAAACCAAGAGCGATTAGTCTAGATTCAGAAGAACGTGACGCCTTGgaagaggaagagcctgaagggCGCCGCCGGACCAGATCAAGCGCAGAGAAGCAGAGCGCCCGAGAACCGGGTTCCCGCGCCCTCGAAGACGATTCTTCGCCCCCGGAACAAGGCAGTGAAGCGGGAACTCGCCGAAGGAGGAGTGTGTCTAAGACTGATCGTCTGAGTCGGTTTTCCAAATACGAGAGAGGAGCTACAAAAGAACCCGAAGACGAAGTCCCGAGAAACCAACGTGCACACAAATTTGATCCCTACCTTTTGGAAAATAACCTAGATTTGGATCCAGCGGACACGGGCATGCTGTTATCAGACGGGAATCTCCAGGAGCAAACAAAAGATATCAACGGCGAGAGGCTCAAATCGGCGAAAATGTTGGGCGATGTTGACCTCCAAGAAGGCGAAGAAATGCCCTTCCCTAAACCGGCGAAGAGCGGCGAAGTGAGCAAACTCAGAAGGGCGCGTCAACTCATGGAGGGGGAATACGAGTCCGAGCCACCGGTGCCACAGTATGTTCAGGACTACAACGTCGCGCCCACATACCAGCCAGGCCCCGAATCCGGCCAGGCAGCGCCAGAATCCGGCCAGATAGCGCCCGAATCCGGCCAGGCAGCTCCCGAATCCGACCAGGCAGCTCCCGAATCCGTCCAGGCAGCGCCCGAATCCGGCCAG GCAGCGCCCGAATCCGGCCAGGCAGCGGACTCGTTCTGGTACGGAGTCCCTCCCGACGACGAGCTCAAGGAAGTGGCAGGAGCCAACGCGAGGGAGAATCACACCACACAAGCAGAAAGCAaacaaaacgagaagaagaaagagcaaaattCGCCGAAAGCGGCAAAACCCGACaaggacgagaagaaaaaggacgGAGACAGAACCTCGAAAGCCGTGAAAAAATCGAAAGCCAGCGACAAAAAACGAGAGGCCAGGCGTGCCGAGAATGAACAGTAA
- the LOC113806593 gene encoding myosin-10 isoform X1: MAVAAALCLTAILLGLCPGGLAGVIPVEEPLDAALTSDVSVPGQRLSREYFDGNARGSNEIEEDEAVPGREPEKDGRSLPDRNSLREGPGGANPEEESREERRIPLDSGLSASEISALNGEIKKQVNGELNKAEALLHLAEELGEPRTVAEGEESLNDLIDSAKEPSHAMRKRMACDAEEEVVEDDMDSFTLPLKEKLSKAQEELEDLFAKVKVSKRSDEKGILEELKDKPARIEEREAFEERLSEDELKVINDIEDFLEDLPPNAEMRKRDVVKKVLDKTAKINVADKLVKDELALINEVEEVAEELLPRDVKGRNGAQGVLEELLVNNKIVNKADEREGNEVLRELFPIDKLTKISEAEELLEELIPKSKPVKRSLNKGEDSLSEEEAVGALEDALLSEPSEGEGLFKRSSSNDEGLEVEDQENSAADELAEVLGLSTKDRHKRKAEEQMPTDLDLLKVKRMSRATDRASSGKSMIKDLIDDIHRQTDNAADLPDVKIIETVLALSDLTKPEEGRQKRVLGTIPKPRAISLDSEERDALEEEEPEGRRRTRSSAEKQSAREPGSRALEDDSSPPEQGSEAGTRRRRSVSKTDRLSRFSKYERGATKEPEDEVPRNQRAHKFDPYLLENNLDLDPADTGMLLSDGNLQEQTKDINGERLKSAKMLGDVDLQEGEEMPFPKPAKSGEVSKLRRARQLMEGEYESEPPVPQYVQDYNVAPTYQPGPESGQAAPESGQIAPESGQAAPESDQAAPESVQAAPESGQVAPESGQVAPESGQSASESGQAAPESGQAADSFWYGVPPDDELKEVAGANARENHTTQAESKQNEKKKEQNSPKAAKPDKDEKKKDGDRTSKAVKKSKASDKKREARRAENEQ; this comes from the exons ATG GCTGTAGCGGCGGCGCTTTGCCTGACGGCGATCCTCTTGGGCCTGTGTCCAGGCGGCCTGGCGGGCGTCATCCCTGTGGAGGAGCCTCTGGACGCCGCCCTGACCTCCGACGTCTCCGTCCCCGGCCAGCGTCTCTCGAGGGAATACTTCGACGGGAACGCCCGAGGATCGAACGAAATCGAGGAAGACGAAGCGGTGCCCGGgagggagcccgagaaggacggccGATCCCTGCCCGACCGAAACTCTTTGCGGGAGGGACCTGGCGGCGCGAATCCTGAGGAGGAGTCGAGAGAAGAACGCCGAATTCCCCTGGACAGCGGTTTATCAGCGTCAGAGATATCTGCCCTGAATGGCGAGATAAAAAAGCAAGTCAATGGTGAGCTGAATAAAGCTGAAGCTCTGTTACATTTGGCTGAGGAACTGGGAGAGCCTCGAACCGTAGCAGAAGGAGAGGAATCACTAAATGATTTGATTGACAGCGCCAAGGAGCCATCGCATGCCATGCGCAAGCGAATGGCATGTGATGCGGAAGAGGAAGTTGTAGAGGATGATATGGATAGTTTTACTTTGCCATTAAAAGAGAAACTAAGTAAAGCACAGGAAGAATTAGAGGACCTGTTTGCAAAAGTTAAGGTTAGCAAAAGAAGTGATGAAAAGGGAATTTTAGAAGAACTAAAAGATAAGCCTGCCAGGATAGAAGAGCGTGAAGCTTTCGAGGAACGGCTTTCAGAAGATGAACTAAAGGTAATAAATGATATAGAAGATTTTTTAGAAGATTTGCCCCCAAATGCTGAAATGAGGAAACGAGATGTAGTGAAGAAAGTTCTAGACAAAACCGCGAAAATAAATGTTGCAGATAAACTTGTAAAAGATGAACTCGCCCTAATCAACGAGGTAGAGGAAGTTGCAGAAGAATTGCTCCCAAGAgatgtcaaaggaagaaatggtgCACAAGGAGTTTTAGAGGAACTGCTTgtaaataacaaaatagtaaacaAAGCAGATGAAAGGGAAGGCAATGAAGTCCTGCGAGAACTGTTCCCCATTGACAAACTCACCAAAATAAGCGAAGCAGAGGAGCTTTTAGAAGAATTGATTCCAAAAAGCAAACCAGTCAAAAGATCTCTTAATAAAGGCGAGGATTCATTGTCCGAAGAGGAGGCAGTGGGAGCACTAGAAGATGCCCTGCTTTCGGAGCCATCGGAAGGAGAGGGACTGTTTAAAAGAAGCTCAAGTAATGATGAAGGCTTGGAAGTTGAAGATCAAGAGAATTCAGCGGCAGACGAGTTGGCAGAAGTTCTCGGGTTATCAACAAAGGACAGACATAAGCGTAAGGCAGAGGAACAGATGCCGACAGACCTAGATTTGTTGAAAGTGAAGAGGATGTCAAGAGCAACCGACAGAGCGTCGTCTGGGAAATCGATGATAAAGGACCTAATAGATGATATTCATCGGCAAACAGACAATGCTGCAGACCTTCCAGACGTTAAGATAATAGAGACCGTGCTGGCACTCTCTGATCTGACAAAGCCGGAAGAGGGTCGACAAAAAAGAGTCCTTGGAACAATTCCAAAACCAAGAGCGATTAGTCTAGATTCAGAAGAACGTGACGCCTTGgaagaggaagagcctgaagggCGCCGCCGGACCAGATCAAGCGCAGAGAAGCAGAGCGCCCGAGAACCGGGTTCCCGCGCCCTCGAAGACGATTCTTCGCCCCCGGAACAAGGCAGTGAAGCGGGAACTCGCCGAAGGAGGAGTGTGTCTAAGACTGATCGTCTGAGTCGGTTTTCCAAATACGAGAGAGGAGCTACAAAAGAACCCGAAGACGAAGTCCCGAGAAACCAACGTGCACACAAATTTGATCCCTACCTTTTGGAAAATAACCTAGATTTGGATCCAGCGGACACGGGCATGCTGTTATCAGACGGGAATCTCCAGGAGCAAACAAAAGATATCAACGGCGAGAGGCTCAAATCGGCGAAAATGTTGGGCGATGTTGACCTCCAAGAAGGCGAAGAAATGCCCTTCCCTAAACCGGCGAAGAGCGGCGAAGTGAGCAAACTCAGAAGGGCGCGTCAACTCATGGAGGGGGAATACGAGTCCGAGCCACCGGTGCCACAGTATGTTCAGGACTACAACGTCGCGCCCACATACCAGCCAGGCCCCGAATCCGGCCAGGCAGCGCCAGAATCCGGCCAGATAGCGCCCGAATCCGGCCAGGCAGCTCCCGAATCCGACCAGGCAGCTCCCGAATCCGTCCAGGCAGCGCCCGAATCCGGCCAGGTAGCGCCCGAATCCGGCCAGGTAGCGCCCGAATCCGGCCAGTCAGCGTCCGAATCCGGCCAGGCAGCGCCCGAATCCGGCCAGGCAGCGGACTCGTTCTGGTACGGAGTCCCTCCCGACGACGAGCTCAAGGAAGTGGCAGGAGCCAACGCGAGGGAGAATCACACCACACAAGCAGAAAGCAaacaaaacgagaagaagaaagagcaaaattCGCCGAAAGCGGCAAAACCCGACaaggacgagaagaaaaaggacgGAGACAGAACCTCGAAAGCCGTGAAAAAATCGAAAGCCAGCGACAAAAAACGAGAGGCCAGGCGTGCCGAGAATGAACAGTAA